A genomic stretch from Candidatus Effluviviaceae Genus V sp. includes:
- a CDS encoding prepilin-type N-terminal cleavage/methylation domain-containing protein, with the protein MIRHLATSRTQGGFTITELLVASIIAGVILLAVMSIYLTSMQAWDRSGARLALQRRGDLAMERIVSDIRDGSRVEITNGGTTMAIYRATASGDSLVGNYLLVDDELKNGSGTVLAEGLTELAFTSGNGVKVRIEMSLYDNAGTPTLTTDDESIQLETVAVCRNRSLY; encoded by the coding sequence ATGATCAGGCATCTCGCAACGAGCAGGACGCAGGGGGGCTTCACCATCACGGAGCTTCTCGTGGCGAGCATCATCGCCGGTGTCATCCTGCTCGCCGTCATGAGCATCTACCTGACGTCCATGCAGGCCTGGGACCGCTCTGGCGCGAGACTTGCATTGCAGAGGCGTGGGGACCTCGCCATGGAGCGGATCGTCTCGGACATCAGGGACGGGAGCCGCGTCGAGATCACGAACGGCGGCACGACCATGGCGATCTACCGCGCGACGGCATCGGGAGACAGCCTTGTCGGGAACTACCTGCTCGTGGACGACGAGCTCAAGAACGGCAGCGGGACCGTTCTCGCTGAGGGCCTGACCGAGCTCGCGTTCACCTCGGGAAACGGCGTCAAGGTGCGCATCGAGATGAGCCTGTACGACAACGCGGGCACACCGACACTCACGACGGACGACGAGTCCATACAGCTCGAGACGGTAGCCGTGTGCAGGAACAGATCGCTGTACTAG